From the Garra rufa chromosome 23, GarRuf1.0, whole genome shotgun sequence genome, the window ggaaaaagtaatattattatgtaacttgcgttacttgtaatgcattacccccaaaaCTGTTTATGAGTATGTAGGATATGTTTAAgacaatatttaaatttatttgttttGCGTTTACATGTTGAACTACTTGTGTGCTACACTTGGAATAAAACTCTATTTTATAACTTTAGATGGTTAATAAAGAGAATGATACTTAAACAAGGTACTACTGAATCAAACTcgctgcaaaaaaatgcttttcttacttagatttttcgtcttgtttccagccaaaatatctaaacattcttaaatcaagaaggattttctagacaagtataaatttttttctggtttccagtaaaaactagtaaaaattaagtgcgttttttttttttttttttttttaaacaagctaaataatctggcaatggggtaagaaaaataatcttgttttgtgtttgaaatgagaaaatttttcttaccccattggtaaattattttgcttgttccaagcaaaaactcacttaaatttgacttgtttttactgaaaacaaaaactcgtcttaaaaattcttcttgatttaagaatttttagatatgttggctgaaaaaaattaataaatttttgCAGTGAGTGTTATGTTTAATTGATGCGTGTGTTTTCTGTCAGGTTTGTCAGAGCAGGCTGAGAGTCCATCTCCTCTCGCCCCATCCGATTCCTCTGGTCACGCTGAGATCTTTCCCGTCCGACTCGCTGAGAGACCCAAGTCTGTTGGTAAGCGGACCACCCGTGTCCTCCCTACAGacatctctctctcacacacacacgcttACAGAGATCCAGTTCACTCCATGTGGCTTCAGTCCCAGAAATCTGAAACTCTTAACCCTCATGAGGACAAACATGAGAGAAAAATACTGAATTGCACTTTTTAGCTGTAGACTGTCCTTTAAGATAGAAAGTATAGAAAGCTTGTTGTGTTTGGCGGTGAAATGGTTAACGCAGAGACTTCCTGTcagacatcacacacacacagagagtcaTGAGACCTTAAAGCTTCAGTGTGAAAATACACTCCTGTTGAAAGAAAGACCCTCTCTGttagagcacacacacacacacacacctcacatGTATAAAGGCCGTGTTGTGTTGGACATTTAGACATGCATGTGAACATGCATTACAGCTCTCTGTAATCCTTACACTTCTGAATCATCtcacagtaaataaaaaataatggctTTAATCAGTATGCCCAGCTGATTTAAAACTACATTTGTATGCTGGTTAGTTCTGGTCTAACAGGAGGATCAGGAACTTTGCAAATCAACATTACACATTAACTAAAGTAAAAAAAGTGCCCATTTAAGTACCCCGgagattttaaaacaaatatttcaattattaagtatcacatttgctTGTTCACGGCTCTCTGACATCATCATGTAGCGTGCAGGTAAATATAAGCCACATGTTCTTTTTTAGTAAGTGAAGTATTTAgattgtaattttacatttttatgatttaattacttGTTAGCCTTttattaaactcacaaaccccctgcagttcctttaTGAACCCCAGTTTGGGTAACCTTGATGTAATATGATGTTTAATGCATTTCATGTTGGTAATTACAATGAAattaattagggatgcacaatatgaaattttttttaccgataccgatagccgataattaagtccttcttgtggccgataccgatacgttCATGTTTTTacatgataattttgtgcacccagaagaatacaaaatctgagataaactaatgaaatgtatattactgtatacatctgggtctaacaatcatagcaaacgtcagtcctgactcttcagaaatgtttttatttttaaggcaccacaattctaaataaataaaaaaaacttccagatcggcgaagacgatgatgacgtattacacgcgacaaagtccgagagtcactgcagtttacagctgcagtcgcTTGCACTCGGAAAggagatgaatctcagataaaccaatcggattgattgatttaccagcaagagtactttatcggatttcatttatttatcggagcaataaaaatgacgtaatttttacccatatcggtcgataatttatctatccgataaatatcgtgcatccctaaatttaatatattttctcactctatggtacaagattatcctgtttaaatcaatgtgataaacgagttaggtcaaaagtaatctaaaagtaatctacgTTACTGACGATTTTTCTCATGTAATCTGGAttcagtaatggattacaatttgtaagtagtCTACCCAGCTCTGCTCTTGGaccatctttttttttattgagccCTTGAGTTTGACAGTATCTGTGATGCTATATGTTGTTTTCTTTGTTGTAATGATGCTGACCGTCATTGTCTCTGTCCGTAGGTGATGCATTTATACGTGAGCTGAACGGTGGGATTCGCGCTGCGGTTCCCCGCTCTCTCTCCGCACCCTATCCACCACTAGAGGGCATCGCGGAGGGCATCGCTGAAGACGAGCCGTGGATCTGGCATCCCAGTGAGGACGCAGAGGAGGAAGATCCCAGCGCAGACGACTACAGACAAGTGCAGCACGCGGAAACGTACATCCTCGGCCTGATCCAGCGCCGCTCGCCTCCCGCTAGACCCACGAAACCCCGCACCAGCCTGGGACCCGAGGCCCGAGCGGTGGTCAGACAGAGCAGCCTATGCCGCAAGGAGGCGCCGTACGTCCCCGAGGAGAGACACGCGTGGGACGAGCCCTGCTCCGTCCGCTATCCCAGACCAGCACTAGCCGGGATTCGTTCCACATCACTGGACTTCCCATGCGGCGCTTTGGATCCCAGCAGCAGTGAAGCTGAATCGCCGCAGCACTTTTATCAGCACGCTCGCTCACCCTCGTCTGATGAGTTAGTTAACGCGCAATACATCCCAGCGCAGCCGTGCCGGGCCCAAGCCACCTCACACCGGACGCACGCCGCTCCGAAACCTGCATCCTCACAGCCGAGAGCCGCGGCGAAGAAGTGCCGCTTCACAGAGGACAAAAACGTTCCGAAGAAGCCCGGACGGAAAGCTTGTCGCGCCCAATCAGAGAACAGCCTGCTGGGGCAACGAGAGCGCAAATACAACACAGTGGAGCGGGACGCAGTGCGCAGCGCTCAACCCAAAACACGCCGTGGCTCCGGTCACCGCCGCTGGCGCTCCACGCTAGAACTGAGTCAGGACGAAGCCGAGACGCCTTCCGAACAGCCGATCAGGCGCTCACGGAAACCTCGTGTCTACGCCCAGCCCCCCGCTCCGCACCTTCATCACCACCATCATCAGCCTCACCTCCGTTCCGAATACCCGCCGGACAGCTATGCACACCCCGTCGTGGGAGAGTCTGAATCCAGTCTGAGCGAGGCCGAGACGCCCGGCTCCAGCTCTCTGTCCAGCGACTCTGACGAGAGCGGCGGATTGGTCTGGCCGCAGCAGCTCCGCCCACAGCTGGCTCCGCCCTCTCCGTCACACCCGCCCGGACACACACTGCAGCCCAAAGCCTTCGTGAAGATCAAGGCGTCGCACGCGCTCAAGAAGAAGATCCTGCGGTTTAGGAGCGGCTCACTCAAAGTCATGACCACCGTTTGAGCCACAGTGGTATGGGACACAGTGTGCAGCACTCAACTCAAAACATGCCGTGGCTCTGGTCACCGCCGCTGGCGCTCCACGCTAGAACTAAGTCAGGACGAAGCGACTGCCTTGCAATACAAACTGAACTCAAGAGTCTGATCACAGTGAACCGACAGCAGTTTGAATTGAAGCGGCAAACAGGGTCTAGAATTCTAGTATGGATTAAATTAAAGAAGTTAAAGGAGCAGTtcccttccagaacaaaaaaatacagatagcTATCCCAAACCGGTACTAGCCGGGATTCGTTCCACGTCACTCAAGTTCTCATGCTGCGTTGTGGATCCCAGCAGCGAATCAGCTTTTATCAGCACGCTCGCTCACCCTCGTCTGTTGATTTAGTTAATGCGCAATACATCCCAGCGCAGCCGTGCCGGGCCCAAGTCACCGCATACTGGATGCACGCCGCTCTGAAACCTACATCCTCACAGCCGAGAGCCGTGGCGAAGAAGTGCCACTTCACAGAGGACAAAATCGTTCTGAGGAAGCCTGGACGGAAAGCCTGTCATGCCCAATCTGAGAATAGCCTGCTGGGGCAACACGAGAGCAAATACAACACAGTGGTATGGGACACAGTGCGCAGCGCTCAACCCAAAACACGCCGTGGCTCTGGTCACCGCCGCTGGCGCTCCACGCTAGAACTGAGTCAGGACGAAGCCGAGACGCCCTCCGAACAGCCCTTCATCAGCCTCACCTCCGTTCCCAGTTCCGAATACCCGCTGGACGGCTATGCGCACCCCATGGCGGGAGAGTCTGAATCCAGTCTGAGTGAGGCCGAGATGCCCGGCTCCAGCTCGCTGTCCAGTGACTCAGACGAGAGCGGCGGATTGGTCTGGCCACAGCAGCTCCGCCCTCTCCGTCACAAAGCCTTCATGAAGATCAGAATGTCGCACGCGCTCAAAAAGAAGATCCTGCGGTTTAGGAGCGGCTCACTCAAAGTCATGACCACCGTGCGAGCGAAACA encodes:
- the LOC141299812 gene encoding dapper homolog 3-like, which gives rise to MYRLFSLAAAERSRQKQRLELSLAGICELELLKRRHEALIASALALHAPEPEPERAERPSDDTNPRCPPDGSWSLMNILQHQVGELKVDADSGSVEPPTDAGDGRTGSGLSEQAESPSPLAPSDSSGHAEIFPVRLAERPKSVGDAFIRELNGGIRAAVPRSLSAPYPPLEGIAEGIAEDEPWIWHPSEDAEEEDPSADDYRQVQHAETYILGLIQRRSPPARPTKPRTSLGPEARAVVRQSSLCRKEAPYVPEERHAWDEPCSVRYPRPALAGIRSTSLDFPCGALDPSSSEAESPQHFYQHARSPSSDELVNAQYIPAQPCRAQATSHRTHAAPKPASSQPRAAAKKCRFTEDKNVPKKPGRKACRAQSENSLLGQRERKYNTVERDAVRSAQPKTRRGSGHRRWRSTLELSQDEAETPSEQPIRRSRKPRVYAQPPAPHLHHHHHQPHLRSEYPPDSYAHPVVGESESSLSEAETPGSSSLSSDSDESGGLVWPQQLRPQLAPPSPSHPPGHTLQPKAFVKIKASHALKKKILRFRSGSLKVMTTV
- the LOC141299813 gene encoding dapper homolog 3-like codes for the protein MLRCGSQQRISFYQHARSPSSVDLVNAQYIPAQPCRAQVTAYWMHAALKPTSSQPRAVAKKCHFTEDKIVLRKPGRKACHAQSENSLLGQHESKYNTVVWDTVRSAQPKTRRGSGHRRWRSTLELSQDEAETPSEQPFISLTSVPSSEYPLDGYAHPMAGESESSLSEAEMPGSSSLSSDSDESGGLVWPQQLRPLRHKAFMKIRMSHALKKKILRFRSGSLKVMTTVRAKHKLNSDF